AGCACAGGACTAGATGGTATAAGCCGATGTAATGATGACCATttgatgtgtttttttttttttttttttaaaaagggcCTCAAATTCATTCATGTACCGACCATGTCTTTATTGTTTGTAGTGAACCATTAGGGTACGAACCCCATAAACTACAAGCTACAATAAGATGCAGATGAGAAAAAGCAAAATATAACGATAAGCAATACtcaatagatataagcatcatAGAGTGGACTTCTCACAAATAATTAAGCTTAATTACAAGGTTAGAACCTTCATCTACTAAAAACACACAACTTGGTAGGAATTCGTAATAGAATAACATCTTGGGAAGAGTACCACGCAATGTTATTTTGAGGACGCATTCGATTTcttccagaaagagaagggttAGTGGATTTGTCATGGATAATTTGGGAAGGCCGAAAGGGGCATATACTTATAGCTGGGGCAGTCGTCCCCCCAGTgaccaaaatcaaaacaacGACCACACCTCCTGAGAACAGCACGTACTCCCTTAGAACAGCATGCAAGTCCCAGCTTATCACAACCCTTGCATTGTATGTCATAGAGACGCCCAACTGTTTTACCTGGTGGAACATTAACTAGCCATGGGCAGTTATTGTTATTGTGATCCAGGTCAAAACAAACGGGAcaaccttctccttcttcttcactatATCCATCTTCActgttttcttcctttttcacaTACACATAGTCGCCCATACGGACATAAGACACTCCAGCATCATTTGTTTTGATCTGACAAAGTTTTAAAAATTGTTCACCTGGAAGGTATGTAGAGAACATAACGAACACTGATCAAACTAGGAAACTAGAGATGGGTAATTTAGATAAGAGATAAAGATAATAATAAATTAAGAGTGAGAAATGAAACCTGagtgaatttcactcccctaagATTGCAGTTGTAATTTAACACACAAACATACATTCTTTGCTCAAAACCGGAAAGAGAAACCccacaacaaaaaaacaaaaaacttaccATCAGAGCAGTTCTCAACAGCCAGATTCAGATCCTCATCCTTGGTTTCCTGGTCCTCAGATTCTTCGTCCTCCGATTCTTCATGCACAACAGCGGTACTAAGGTGAGACAATAATAAATTAAGGAATGTGACAAGTACAGGATTcattaatttaaatgaaaggaACGTGCCATTCACTTTAAGTATACCTCGAAGCGACATCTAAACAAAGATtaacaataaaagaaaaaaggaactGTTAACAACTTAGCAATTCTTGGGTTACAATTTTAGTTGTATCTGATGGAAGTTAACTGTAGCTATAAGACAAGACAAGACTAACGATGAAGAGGCTGAGCTATTCTATTTATGGTCAAGGAGAACAGGTTGAGGATAACTAAGAGTTGTTCGGTGAGTTGAGAACAAGACTGGAAGGAAGAGAATGGAGGGTTAGTTGTTTTGGTAAAcagaacaaaataaagaaaagaaaggaatggcACTTTTAAAGTGTGCTGATAACATCTATACTATTTAAAAGCAACTGACCTTCAAGAATAGTAGACACTCATTCCAGAAACTAGAAGAGAAACCAAGAAAGATgactaaaacaaagaaaagtttGTTGGGCCTATGTGTCCTTCAAGAAATTCTATTGAATTGTGAACTTTGCAAAGGTCGTTTGAAATTATACTCAATGGAATGGATGGAtcctcaaataccaaaaactaaaaatagaGTAAAACTTCCTGTGTAGGACTTTAATTCCAATACAAAGCTGTACTCAAAGCAACGTCCGATATGTACCACatagaagaacaaaaatctagTAAATAAACCAAACGTAAACAGCTTCAATATAATTGATTTCCAaaccaaaaataacaaaacaaagtgggtgtaaatttaaaacaaacaaGATAATCCTCCCTCAGAAATCATccccaaaaaaatatcaaaagcTTACCTTCAGTGCTGTCCCCCAGATCCACCCATTTGATCATTCCCGGCTGCTTCTTCTCAACTTGATCATTCAAGAGATCCGATCCCATAGGTTCCCATTCCATAACTTTGAGGTGTATGGGTATAAATAGAATGCACAATAGCAGTTAGAgagtgagatagcaaactaagGTTTCACGTTTTACAAAAACTAACAGAAATCTTAAATATCTAGGAGTTATTTAGAGAAAAATGAACAGTAGTCAAACTAGGAAACAGAAGTCCACCAGGACTCATAGAATGGTAGACTCCATGAATTAACCACAGGAAATAATGACAAATTGCTGGCAAACATAATGATTTTATATCAGTTATGCATCATCAGCGAaatcaaaatgacttaattagCTAGATGAATAAGCACTTAATAATACAATTTGGCACAATATTTCTTATGAGATGCAAGAACTAGTCATCAATTGTTAGAACTCTTAAGTATTAGTAGCATTTGTCTTTCAAGAATAGTAGACGTTCATTCCAGAAACCAAGAGAGAGTTGAAAAgcaaaaactaaaagaaaagtaaaaaagtCCTCCCTTGGAACTTCATTTCCAATACAAAGCTGTATTCAAATCATATTACTATATGTACCacatagaaaaacaaaaatctagTACTTAAACCAAACATAAACAGTGTCAAAATAgaactgttatttttttttcccaaaacaacataaAATTGTATATGTAAACTCAAATTCACACACATATTCGTTGCTCAAAACATGAGAAAATTCAAGATGACATTTTTAGGAAAACCTACAACAAAATCAAAGCTTACCACCAGCCTTGGTCTCATCTTTCAGCATCTTCCGATCACGGGAATCGATGGAATCCAAATCAATATGAAAACCCACTTTTGATGCGAAACGTACGATGTCTGCGTGTGAAGATAATGCAGAACAGGGGCGTTAGGGTGAGAATATGAGATAATAAAGTAAGGTTTCATGTTTATAAGAAGAAGAATaattaggggaaaaaaaaacaccaaaaacATACCTATCAGAATTTGGGCCAAAGTATAACCAGTACCCTTTAATTCTTCCCCCTTGCTACCTGCTTCAGGTTCCAAAAGTAAAGGCGATGATGAAGACAGGGCCAAAACACTCAGGACTAGTGCAAAATTTCAGATGGTTGTTCTTCTCCCTCTAGGAGTAATTTAATGAGAATATAATGAACAATAATCAAACTAGCAAACACAGGCCCACTAGGACTCCTGGAAAACATAAAAAGTTGACTCCAAGAATTATAATCAacatgaaaaaatgaaaagaaccaTTGGCAAATATAATGACTTTATGTCAGTTCTGCATCATCAGCACAAACCAAAACGACTTAATTGGCTAGATGTATAATCATCAGACATCAAAGAACATTGGCACGGCGAGTTAGAATTTTAGTGTTTGGGAGGAATCTAAATGATGAGGAGGCAAGGGAAGCTTCAGATTCACTGGGGTTggtggaaagaaaaattcattttGCTGAGGTCAAAAAAGGATGCAGAGGAGATAAAGATTGAAAGCTTCTGATCCTCCCGAAAATTCCCAACGGTCGATAGCTCTTCTCCAAACTTTGATCCTGCAAACTTTATCTTGAAAGCCAAAGTTCCTCCAAAGATTAAGATTTTAAGCAGGTTGCTGGCGCATGAGAGATCGAATACCTGTGAGATGGTTCAATCGAGGAGGCTAAATTGTTATCTCTAGCCTCACCGGATACTCTTACATAAACTGAATGCGAGAACACAATTAATATCCTTTTGCAATGTGAGGCTGCCTCCTATCTTTGGAAGAAGTTATATTGGGAGACTGGGGTCACTTGGGGATCTCCAGCACAGATTTCTGCCGTGTATTCATAACTGATTTGGTCTTGGGAAATGGAAGAAATCCAATGGGTTGTCAGGATGCAGAGTCCTTGCAGTTTTTAGGTGTGTATGCAGCGTGCATGCAAAGACATAGACAATAATGGATGTCTATGAGGGAGTACGAGTGGTTATTTGGGCTTCAGTTTCTGAGACTTTTAAAGATTGTAGTTTCTCTTGTATTTTAAAGGATGGGTAAGCAGCAGCAGTTTTGGAGTAGTCCTTTTCTTTCCTCTTTTCAGGGTGTTGTGAGGGGTCTTGTATTATGTTGATTTTATTTTGAGTTCTGCTGCATCTCTGTTCTGTGGCCTCCTTGTCCACTGTGTTTGTATTCATCttctttttaataaaatatgtttctttaaaaaaaaaaaaaaaaagcaattttGGGACAATATTTCATCTAAGACGCAAGAACTAGTCAAAAATTATTAGAACTCTTTAACTATTTAGTAGCAACTGACTTCAAGAATAGTAGATATTCATTCTAGAAACTAAGAGAGAAGTTAGAACAATGAGCAAAACAAAGCAAATGAGAAGTATACTCTATTAACCAAATGGCATAGGAGGATCCACAAACaccaaaaactaaaacaaaagtaaaaattCCTCTAAAAACCTTTAATTCCAATAAAAAGCTTTTGAAAGCAAATTATGATATGTACCACATAGAAGAACAATACCTTAGCACATAAACCAAAGTCAAACAGTATGAAAATGAAATTATCTTTTCAAAGCTTAAATACAATAATATTGTAGGTGTAAATTCACACAAAAATATAGTCTTTGCTCAAAACCTGAAAAAAAATCAAGACAATTTTCCACGGAAACCGTATAACAAAAATCGAAAGCTTACCATGAGTCCTGTTCTTGTTGGCTTCAGGAACACTGCTAATGCCCAGCAGCCTCATCTGGCACCCAACCTCTTGCAAAGCTTTGGGGTTTGTCGGTGTGAAGATGCACAACAGCAGTATTAAGGTCAGAAAAAAATAGCTTAAACTAACCATAGAAGGCATGCCATTCATTtcaaatataataataataaacaaaaaaataagaaaataaaaagaaacttaGCATTTATTGGCTTAAATTTAGTTGTATCTGATGAAAGTTAACTGTAGGTATAGGACAAGACTACAGTAGGGAGTTGGCCAAAGCTATTTGTGGTCAAGGAGGATAAGTATGGAACAAGCTTGGAAGGAAGAGAATGTAAAGTTAATTtgttttagtaaaaaaaaaaaactaaactagATGACATTAATTCTCTGAGTTGCAATAGTATCTCTCTAAAAACAAAATTCAGTACTAGCTTTGTTTCCCTCAAAACAGTGAGATGCTTAACCAATTGAATTAGCTAGAGGTAATCTTCCTAACATGCattcattacttaaaaaaaaaaataaataaataaataaaaagataaacaaGACCAAAAACTTACAGTACAGCAAATCCCtatacaattcagattctgCTCGACCTTCGAAATCACTCATTGGTTTGGCAAAAGCAACAGGGAATTTCCCAGCTAGTGATTCTGCGGGTGTGAAGATAGGTTTCgcgtttataaaaataaaaataaaaacaaagcgaGAAGAACAAATTCCAGAAGGAGGATCGTCCTCAGAAATCCAtcctaaaacaaaaatcaaaagcttACCATGAAGATCCGCCTCCTTGGCTTCCTTGATAATTTCCGGCATCGAGGTTTCGCCGCATTCCATACCGCTGTGATTCTTCCGATCCTACTATTGCAAATAGACTCATACATGAAGTTAACTCCACATTTTTTAACTGGGCTCTTGAACATTTACTCAATTTGGGCccaacaaatgtccactcattCCATTAAAATATTTGTGTGCCCACTTATtcaatttaaatgtaaaaaaataagtttGCCATTTAAATGATTAAAAGGTCATTAGAGACTTCGCCGGACTC
This portion of the Rosa chinensis cultivar Old Blush chromosome 1, RchiOBHm-V2, whole genome shotgun sequence genome encodes:
- the LOC112181905 gene encoding uncharacterized protein LOC112181905 isoform X2 translates to MECGETSMPEIIKEAKEADLHESLAGKFPVAFAKPMSDFEGRAESELYRDLLYSLQEVGCQMRLLGISSVPEANKNRTHGSKGEELKGTGYTLAQILIDIVRFASKVGFHIDLDSIDSRDRKMLKDETKAGVMEWEPMGSDLLNDQVEKKQPGMIKWVDLGDSTEESEDEESEDQETKDEDLNLAVENCSDGEQFLKLCQIKTNDAGVSYVRMGDYVYVKKEENSEDGYSEEEGEGCPVCFDLDHNNNNCPWLVNVPPGKTVGRLYDIQCKGCDKLGLACCSKGVRAVLRRCGRCFDFGHWGDDCPSYKYMPLSAFPNYP
- the LOC112181905 gene encoding uncharacterized protein LOC112181905 isoform X1, with the protein product MECGETSMPEIIKEAKEADLHESLAGKFPVAFAKPMSDFEGRAESELYRDLLYSLQEVGCQMRLLGISSVPEANKNRTHAGSKGEELKGTGYTLAQILIDIVRFASKVGFHIDLDSIDSRDRKMLKDETKAGVMEWEPMGSDLLNDQVEKKQPGMIKWVDLGDSTEESEDEESEDQETKDEDLNLAVENCSDGEQFLKLCQIKTNDAGVSYVRMGDYVYVKKEENSEDGYSEEEGEGCPVCFDLDHNNNNCPWLVNVPPGKTVGRLYDIQCKGCDKLGLACCSKGVRAVLRRCGRCFDFGHWGDDCPSYKYMPLSAFPNYP